The genomic interval CGGCTCCAAACCCAGAGTAGGCAGGAACACCACCCACCCAGCACTGACGAATTTTAATCGGTGGATCGGTGTGCCCCAGGTTAAGAATCGCCCCAGAAGATTCCATCGGCTCAAAGGTGCCTGTGGTAATCACATCTACCTCTTTTGCTGCCTGCGTCACCCCCACTTCGGCAACCCGCGTTTTTAACTCCTCCACGGTTAACACGACGGCATGTTGACGGCTAATTTTGTCGTTGATTTCGGCGATCGATCGCATACAGCTTCATCCACAGGAAGGAATTAGACTAAAACAAGGAGATTGAATTGAGAATTAAGAATTCAGGATAAAAAATTAAAAATGTTTACCAGGCAGTTCCCTGTACCTGCGTCCATCCCCTAAACATGAAAAATTCTTTCCCGACTCCCCACGCCCCACGCCCAACTCCCCATTTATTATGTCTCTCGCAAAAGATTCAAAGCCATTAGAAGATACCCTACAGGAAGATTGGGAGGTTATTTTTCCTCCAGGTGACTTACTGAGTGATGAACCACCCTTGGAAACTGAACGGCATCTGCGGCAACTAGTACTTTTGATTCAATGTCTGGAATGGTGGTGGCGTGATAGGCAAGACTTTTACGCTTTTGGCAATCTCACCATTTATTACAGTCCCCGCCAGCGCAAGTCTGAAAACTTTCGAGGCCCAGACTTTTTCGTGGTATTGGGAACGGAACGGAAACCCCGGAAAAGTTGGGTGGTATGGCAGGAGGATGGGAAGTATCCCAATGTGATTGTGGAGGTTCTGTCTTCCACCACGGCAGCCACCGATCGGGGGCTAAAGAAACAAATTTATCAAGACATTTTTCGCACTCCAGATTATTTCTGGTTTGAACCCAATACCCTGGAGTTTAAGGGATTTCATCTGGTCGATGGTCAGTACGAAGAACTTCAGCCCGACGAGCATGGGTGGCTGTGGAGCCGTCAACTCCAGCTTTACCTCGGCATTCATGACTCCGTGTTGCGGCTGTTTACGCCCGGTGGCGAGCTAATTCCTACCCCAGAGGAAGTTGCAGTACAAGCTGATCAACGCGCCGAGCAGGAATGGCAACGCGCCGAGCAGGAACAGCAACGCGCCGAGCAGGAACGGCAACGCGCCGAGCAGGAACGGCAACGCGCAGAACGCCTGACAGAAAAGCTGCGAGAGCTGGGAGTCGATCCATCGGATTTGTAACGTAAACCCCTTTGCTAGAACGCCGGTACAGAAACCGGGTTTCTTCTCTGAGATGCTCAAGTTTTGTTGAATATCCTCACCAGAAACCCGGTTTCTCGAAATACTGTACCGATGCTCTAGTGTTGCTTACTCCCTGACACCTGACACCTGACACCTGACACCTGCTACAAATTCAAGGCTCGACCCGATCCATCAGGCGGAAATGGGCAATTTGCGCAATTTCTGCGAGGGCTTGGGTGATTTCTGTTTCAATATCGTTTTGCAATCGTCGATCGAACGCTTCCAGAATGCTCGTTTTTGTGTGATTTTTGACTGCAATGATAAACGGAAACCCAAATTTGCCTTTGTAAGTCTGATTGAGCCGTTGAAAGCGCTCAAACTCCTCGGTTGTCAGGCGATCTAACCCGACTCCTGCCTGTTCTTGCACCGATGCTGCTGCCATTTTTGCCTTACTGCCCAGGTCTGGATGCGCCTGGATCAATGCCAGTTGCGATTCCTGGCTCATTGCCCTAACACCATGCACCATTGCCTGATGGAGCTGATTGACATCGGCAAATGGACGCTTTTCCCATGCCTGATGGGCGATCGCAGGCATATCCTCAAATACTGCCCCCAGGGCGGCAACAAAGGCGTCCCGATCCAGTTGATTCAGTTCGGCGATCGAGTAAGGCATAGAACCTGAGGCAAGAAATAGTGATTAGTGCTGTCAAGTATAGACAACCCAGTAAGCAACATCATTTTACTGGGTGCTCGCATTAACTGTTGTCGCTAACTTTGATAGGCTACACTTGATTTGTCTTCAGGATTCACGATTTGCCAACCCATAAGCAACTAGAAACGTCAGTATTTCTCTGTCAGTTGCTCTCCAATCTGTACCAGCCGATTCAAGTTTTTCGCTTCGACCAAAAGCTTAAGACGCTTTACATCCAGGCTGGAAGGGAAGATGAGATAGCGCTTGTAATTGATGAAGATGGAACTTGGGAGTTTGTTCTATGACATCCGATTTGTCTCAGATGACGAATACTGAGTTAAAGCAGTATATTTCTGAACATCGAAATGATGAAGCAGCTTTTCGAGCCGCTTTGGAAGTATTAATGAGCCGCCGTAACCCCGCCAATCTTCAACCCTATCCTTTTGATCTGGCAAATCCTGAGAGCGAAGTTGAAGCCATTTTAAAGGCGAAGTTCAACCAGGACTAGTAGAAGTAGTTTAACGAGGCGCTTATATTGCCCATAAGCAGAATAAGAAATGTATACGAGCGACAAATAGGATGGCAAGTTTCCTCTAGTCATGGGCGGCAGCAACACCCTGCCCGTAATCAATCTCGACCCTGCAAAAATAAAGACAAAATAGCGATCGATTTACCGAAGGAGTTGAAACCTAATTGGGTTTGACTTATGAACCTATAGTAAATAGTCTCTGAAAAACCAGCTATATTAGTCTTTGTTTAGTGCAAAATCATTTCTTTCTGTAAGTCTTAAATATATGAGCGAAGAACAACCACCAGGAGGAGGAGATTCATCCCCAAAAATCTCACCTACTGAACGAGGAATAGGACTTGCCCTTGCTGTTGCAGTCTTACTAACTTTTATAGTCCTTGTACTCAATCCACGCTCAATGGATGGTGGGACTATGGCAATAGTTAGGTTTTTAGCAGCTACATTTGCTGGAATAGCAGGCTATTTATTTTCAGGAAATCTTGGATTGGAAGCAAAGATTCCTTGGAGCAAAACTCAGATAAGAGCAACAGGGGCGTTTGCAGCATTTGTGCTTGTGTTATTCCTCTTCTTTGTTGGAGTGCCTGGTCTAGATGATACAGATAAAAGCAAGCATGGGACTGATAGTTCAGGCACAGAACAGTCTCGATCTCCTATATCAGTGCAGTATTGGATAGGTTTTAACGGCTATCCAACCTTGACGCTCTCATTTCTTAATCAAAAATTTGATAGTGAAGTAATTTCACAGATACTTTCAGAAGTTTTTGCAACTGATAAGCGTCCTATTATTCATTCGGAAAATCCTGTCTTCAAGAATATCGAGAAATTCATAAGAGAAAGTAGAAATCAAGATACGCTTATCAGAGTAAATAAGGAAAATGAACAACTTACCTACTACTCAAACAACCCGAAAGTATTAAAAAAGAAAGATGATGGCAACAGTGGAAAAAAGCTAAATATTAACAATAACGACGGCTCAATCAAGCGCTCTAGAAGTAATCTAATTCCAGCGGATCGAATTGTTTACGAGAGTGAAACCGATAACTTTCACTTCGCATCACTTTTAATGCCTTTTCAAGCAGCGAATGAAGAAGCAAAATATACTTCACTTGTAATAGACAAATATGTGGAAACTGGAAGTGAATACCGAATAGTACAGTTTCCCAAGCTTTCGAGTTTTAACAAACTTGCAATCCTAGATGATTGGAGTGGGGAAGATGTTAACACTTCAAATAATATATGGATTAAAAGATTGATAGAAGGAAATCCAAGTAGCCGAGGTTTTTTTGCTTTCGTTTACTATCTGAAAAAGTCGTTAACTGTCAACCAAGAAAAAGGATGTGGTTCCGATCCAATACCAGAAAGCTGGGTATGGAGATATATGCCTTCTCCGTATGTTATGTTTCTTGATATAGAGAACAAGAATAGTTCAGTTATACAAATAGGTTCTGTAGACATTGGATTGCTGGAAAAGAGTTCTTACGAACTTACGCCTACTGACAGGAGAAGTTCTCTGGCTTCGATCTATTCCAAACAAACTCAAGCATTTGATATGCCACTCCAACCGAATCAACACTTATTCATACCAATTGAGTTTGGGTTTGACACAGAATCTCAAAGAAAAGCTTTTGAAGAATTTGAGAATATTCCTCAATCATCAAGCAAGGAAGGAATTGAAACTGTTGACGATGTTACAAGCACCGAGATCTACATTGGAAAACCTTTAAGTAAGCAAAAATATATTGAATCAGGTTGTGATAAAGATGGATTGAGCGGTTCACATAAGTGCATCGAGACTTCATCTCAAAAGGTAAGTTTAAGAAAAGATTTTATTTCAAAATTAGAAAGTTTAGAAGAAGTCCTAAATCGAGTACCAAAGAGATTTGCAGTCGGCTCAATATTATCAGT from Kovacikia minuta CCNUW1 carries:
- a CDS encoding Uma2 family endonuclease; the protein is MSLAKDSKPLEDTLQEDWEVIFPPGDLLSDEPPLETERHLRQLVLLIQCLEWWWRDRQDFYAFGNLTIYYSPRQRKSENFRGPDFFVVLGTERKPRKSWVVWQEDGKYPNVIVEVLSSTTAATDRGLKKQIYQDIFRTPDYFWFEPNTLEFKGFHLVDGQYEELQPDEHGWLWSRQLQLYLGIHDSVLRLFTPGGELIPTPEEVAVQADQRAEQEWQRAEQEQQRAEQERQRAEQERQRAERLTEKLRELGVDPSDL
- the uraD gene encoding 2-oxo-4-hydroxy-4-carboxy-5-ureidoimidazoline decarboxylase gives rise to the protein MPYSIAELNQLDRDAFVAALGAVFEDMPAIAHQAWEKRPFADVNQLHQAMVHGVRAMSQESQLALIQAHPDLGSKAKMAAASVQEQAGVGLDRLTTEEFERFQRLNQTYKGKFGFPFIIAVKNHTKTSILEAFDRRLQNDIETEITQALAEIAQIAHFRLMDRVEP
- a CDS encoding DUF6888 family protein is translated as MPTHKQLETSVFLCQLLSNLYQPIQVFRFDQKLKTLYIQAGREDEIALVIDEDGTWEFVL
- a CDS encoding DUF6887 family protein, which translates into the protein MTSDLSQMTNTELKQYISEHRNDEAAFRAALEVLMSRRNPANLQPYPFDLANPESEVEAILKAKFNQD